The Culex pipiens pallens isolate TS chromosome 2, TS_CPP_V2, whole genome shotgun sequence DNA window GCAGTCTATAAACTCTACGAAATTTTATTAGTCCGCTTTGTAGCACTTCAAACTTCCCTTGTATAATCTAGATTATTACATTTTCAGATAGGTATATTTAATAGGATCTTTCGCTTGTTATCTTTCAGATTTTCATAACTCGTCTAGAAAGTACAAGCGTCCTGTAAACCGCCATCATGAGCTCCGAGGAAAGCACAGACAAAACTACCGAGCAGACCACGACCGAGCAAACGGAGACCGAGGTTTGTCAGAAGAAATTTGAACTTTCCTTGGTAAAATAACTCTCAAAACTTAAACTTTTCAGGAGCAACAGCAATCGGTCAGCGAGCTCGAGCAGCAGGAGGAGGCCAAAATGAAGGCCAAGTACGGGGGCAACATCGGGCTCGGCGGCGGCCCGCGCGGTCTCGGCGGCCACTCGGCCTTCCTGCAGAAGCGCCTCCAGAAGGGCCAGAAGTACTTCGACTCGGGCGATTACCAGATGGCGAAGCAGAAGGGCGGTGGCGTGAAGCAGGTGTTTGCCAACAAGGTGCCGACCGGAGAGGCCATCCCGACGCCGGAATCCGTGCCAGTGCGGAAAACCTCCATCATCCAGCAGTGCAACAAGTTTCAAAGTTAAGTAAGCTGCAAGCTgaactttctttctttcttattCGTTGTTGTGAGATTTGTCGCGCGTAATCACCTTCATCTCCGCGTTTAGTTTTGATcgtcccccccctcccccttctccCATACTGCGTACGATTATGGTTAGTCTCCTctctttatttgctgtgtgggTTTTTGTCGTTAAGTTTCTAGTTGTAAGTGAAAGGTGAGCCCCCTCTCCCCGCTCGCGCCCGTTTTCAGCTTAGCGCGTTGAAAATAAATAGGCGCTACGATTTGGCCATGCAAAACATTCGGTTCGGTCCCAATCGATGCTCGAAGGCAAGCTTAAAAATTAGGTTTAAAGTTTAGTTTTCTCCAATACACTTACTCTAAGTTATAATCCTTGTATCACTTAATCGTATTCGTTCATAAAGCGCAAATTTAAGCCTATTTAGTGCATACcatctggaaaaaaataatacaaaatcaTGTGTAGAAATCCTTacttttcggagagattgagagaaaaaatcacaaatctggagcaacatttgaaaagggcgcataagcattttgacagctagaactattttgcaaattcagaGCCAATGGGTAACTCTTCAACAAATCCCCCACCGTTAGAAGGTTGctgggaaggccagctattgtttaacacatcgaattttgtgaaaaagttacctgttggctcggaatttgcacaatagttctagctgtcaaaatgcttatccgccaatttctcgtgttgctccagaaatcaaAACGGTTTAGGGAAAAACAAAGAATGGTTAGAAAATCTACTAATCTAGAGCAAAGAGAGCGGTGGAAACAAAAactcacacaaaacacacacacacacacaaaatttgGCCACGGGAGAGGACACACAGAAACATCGAAACATCCGGTTCCTCCCTTCCCTTTCGGAATGAGGTTACGGCAAAGCGATCTGACCCGAGGAGGAGAAGGAGGTGGGCAGGCAGGCTACCTGCAGAAGAGTGTTTTCAGCCAGGTGTTGTACTGTATATGTGAATAATTATTCATCTGATTTTAAACTGCTAGGGAGACAGTAGTGGTGTTTTCGTTTGTCGAGCAGATATCACAGCCTTGTTATGCCTTGCCATGTGACCttacgaacattttttttaaatcaaaatcagCCTGCTCTGGTGACTCAGACGGTAGGCGCTTGGGCGCTCGCTATCCAATGATCGTCAGTTTGAATCTCGAGGCGTAGAAAGGTTTTTCTAGGTAGCCCAAAGATGGACAAAAATAAGCGCTGTTTATTTGTATTCTGTGCCAATTATccgtttaaacatattttttttaatattacttTCCGAAACAAGTACAAAAAAGTTCAAcctttcagcatccatttaagtgctaaaaaatataatttttcagcatttattgatTCTGTTATTTGTGGGACAGACAAGTTGGCGTTTTCGACGTTCAAGAATgagtaattttatgaaattttcatgtCAAAGCAAAAGGAAATCTCTAGAGTATTTTTATGGtcctatactgcccctgatcgcataaatgtcccatatgcattttcatcgatttcgagttattgatgcagtttggttcaaaattgtgtgccctttcaaaagagcctataacatccagtactttgtactagaaatcaggaggaaatccagttttttcgcgaaaacttaacacgtagccttatgtatgggacaaacttcaaatgcgtttttctcagcttgctgtttttgcatatgggacatttatgtgaacatgggcagcagagcaccatcaggaagatgagcaacttttttttaaatcacaaaatctcgttttcttcaaatctattggttcaGTTGTTTGAAAATGCTTCGAATTGTGTTTAAAACTACTTATTCTTGTCTGtaagaccatatttctgaagtatgaattacaaattctaaaatctctgcattttcaggtttctttgattggctcattaaaaactcacaaacaaccattttcatgaaattaaggaaaataataaaaccatcggtctaataacaatgttttgccttgtttatgaatagtcaaaacgtttattaacttttgttttggtaaaaataagctttttctgtaatttagaaaaaaagtgctcctgaatatttagttgctcatatgcctaggtggtgctctggtgcaccaaatgaaaaaggttgaaaaacactcaaaattggtccaaactcacaatgttattcacaggggttcttgtccaaggttcaaatgatagcaaaacattttttgtttcataaaattttgtatttggtaatttttacgggCTTCTGAAAACATgtcttatttatttccctaaaatttgcccatttttgtttacatttcgtactgtaactttgcttgtgcttgaccaaatttgataaaatttggggagatgttagtatacattctacatgaacacctgcaacttaaagcacaatgaaaagttgtgtcagttccgagatatttgagttcaaagttttggtgctctggagtaaccatgggcgggagAGGGTTAAATAGAAATATTTAGTTTAGAACGTGATAAatggtgaaactttttttgggtttctcacagcgttatctcagcactcactttttacatatgggacggaccagATTATAGCGGCAGTTCAGCAATTTttgtgggggttccttggccaaaata harbors:
- the LOC120425797 gene encoding alpha-endosulfine, which codes for MSSEESTDKTTEQTTTEQTETEEQQQSVSELEQQEEAKMKAKYGGNIGLGGGPRGLGGHSAFLQKRLQKGQKYFDSGDYQMAKQKGGGVKQVFANKVPTGEAIPTPESVPVRKTSIIQQCNKFQS